A genomic window from Bacteroidia bacterium includes:
- a CDS encoding DUF3667 domain-containing protein produces MDHSKTSDEPAGNRCLNCSNSFTGSYCNRCGEKILEPQEKTIRHFLEEFVQAITFADNKLWRTVKLLYTRPGVLPRKHMEGLRKPFIAPLALFFIVNLLYFFFQPVDSFNSYYSSQVKHQKYSEWAAPVAKNQRVERGWTEEYFEQQYNLHSSNLSKLMLILLPVMFSFPLLLLFNSRKYYYIDHLAFALSFIAFLFLTFFIVAPYLLSGIVLLINKLSGSNISLDINDGKITLAVLLLAAIYLSIAMRNFYQQAWWWLVPKALLLMVSFIVIMLLYRFILFVVTVYTV; encoded by the coding sequence ATGGATCATAGCAAAACTTCCGATGAACCTGCCGGGAATCGCTGCCTGAATTGCAGCAACAGCTTTACCGGCAGTTACTGCAATCGCTGCGGTGAGAAGATCCTGGAGCCGCAGGAAAAGACGATTCGCCACTTCCTCGAAGAATTTGTGCAGGCCATAACATTTGCTGATAATAAGCTTTGGCGCACTGTAAAGCTGCTGTATACCAGACCGGGCGTTCTGCCACGAAAACACATGGAAGGATTGCGCAAACCGTTTATCGCCCCGCTCGCTTTGTTTTTTATTGTCAACCTGCTTTACTTTTTCTTCCAGCCTGTTGATTCTTTTAACAGCTATTACTCCTCGCAGGTGAAACACCAGAAATACAGTGAATGGGCAGCTCCGGTGGCCAAGAACCAGCGGGTGGAGCGGGGCTGGACAGAGGAATACTTTGAGCAGCAATACAATCTGCATTCGTCCAATCTGTCAAAACTCATGTTGATCCTGCTGCCGGTAATGTTTTCATTTCCCCTGCTGCTGTTGTTCAATTCCCGCAAATATTATTACATAGACCACCTCGCCTTTGCCCTGAGTTTTATAGCATTCCTGTTTCTTACTTTCTTTATTGTTGCGCCATATCTTCTTAGTGGAATTGTTTTATTAATAAATAAATTATCAGGATCAAATATTTCTTTAGACATTAATGATGGGAAAATTACCCTTGCAGTATTGTTATTGGCTGCAATTTATCTTTCCATTGCAATGCGAAATTTTTATCAACAAGCCTGGTGGTGGCTCGTTCCGAAGGCTTTATTGCTAATGGTTTCTTTTATCGTGATCATGTTACTCTACAGATTTATTCTTTTTGTGGTTACGGTTTATACGGTTTGA
- a CDS encoding S41 family peptidase: MTFFTTYKQRIFLLQVFLLLSLSVSAQELNEARLLRFPAISGDQVVFMQAGDLYTVTGDSGIARRLTSHAGIEAFPRFSPDGRWIAFTGQFDGNSEVYLIPAQGGTPRRLTFTATLGRDDLSDRMGPNNMVMEWIDSSHVVYRSRGESFNAFKGKLYSQNINGGMPTQLPVAFGSWCSFSDDGNRMVYNKVMREFRTWKYYRGGMADDIWLHDLSTHETTNLSNDSAQDIFPMWHGNSVYFLSDRDRIMNLFEYNMGSGQTTKLTNFERYDCKFPSLGRDKIIFENGGWLYTYDLASGNLQKRTIYVANDYSTSLSEWKNVSSEIRESRLSPDGRRLLTSARGDVWTIPAEHGVTRNHTASSGIHDRDPRWSPDGKHIAWISDSTGEDEIWMMPSDGSQNPTQLTQGGSVYKYQIEWSPDSKKIVWSDRQQRLQFVNVMTRNVETVDESPFGEIRQYAFSPDSRWIAYNKPERESQDRIYLYSLNEKAFFPATSGWYNSGQPEFSDDGKYLFFVSNRNFEPVYSQTEWNHAYVDMAQIFLITLAKDTKNPLEPELDEVKPPDVQKLEEGDSLDKPEKVPPPSEINVKVDRDGLINRTVALPGEGSRYFGLTSRDGNLYYMKRGFNDDKSQLKMYDFKARKEQDLGQVDGYHIAFAAKKMLVKQGKSFSIIDLPKGKIEIKEKVDLSAMQKHVDLQKEWRQIFSESWRQMRDFFYAPNMHGVDWADMRAKYEPLLPYVRHRNDLTYIIGEMIGELNIGHAYVGGGDHPKATRIKMGLLGAKLTKDASGYFRIDRIMEGENWNKTIKAPLTEIGVNVTEGDYIIAVNGQETNEVDNIYRLLAGKGGDMVELLVNSSPSKTGARKVYTKALDNEAGLFYYNWVQRNIEYVDSASNGQVGYLHIPDMGPGGLNEFVRHFYPQMNKKALIIDDRGNGGGNVSPMIIERLNRQIAMFNVQRNSSPYQNPYQMLLGPKVVLIDQYSASDGDLFPYRFKKYDMGTVIGQRSWGGVVGIRGSLPMIDGGYLMKPEFAPYDTEGKRWIIEGYGVDPDIEVANDPWLEYLGKDQQLDKAIEVILQQLKENPVEVPERPEWPER; encoded by the coding sequence ATGACATTTTTCACAACTTATAAGCAGCGGATTTTCCTCCTGCAAGTTTTCCTGTTATTATCCTTATCGGTTTCTGCTCAGGAACTGAACGAAGCGCGGCTGCTGCGTTTTCCAGCTATTAGTGGCGATCAGGTGGTGTTCATGCAAGCCGGTGATCTTTATACAGTGACCGGTGACAGCGGCATCGCCCGCAGACTCACCAGCCATGCCGGGATTGAAGCATTTCCGCGTTTTTCACCAGACGGCCGCTGGATTGCCTTCACCGGCCAGTTTGATGGCAACAGCGAGGTGTACCTCATCCCCGCGCAGGGCGGAACTCCCAGACGGCTCACATTTACCGCAACCCTGGGCCGCGATGATCTCAGTGATCGTATGGGGCCAAACAACATGGTGATGGAATGGATAGACAGCAGCCACGTGGTGTACCGTTCGCGCGGAGAATCTTTCAATGCCTTTAAGGGAAAGCTTTACAGCCAAAACATAAATGGTGGAATGCCCACGCAACTGCCGGTGGCTTTTGGTAGCTGGTGCTCATTTTCTGACGATGGAAACCGCATGGTATACAACAAAGTAATGCGTGAATTCCGCACCTGGAAATATTACCGGGGCGGAATGGCGGATGATATCTGGCTGCACGATCTCTCCACGCACGAAACGACAAATCTGTCAAACGACAGTGCCCAGGATATATTCCCAATGTGGCATGGCAACAGTGTATACTTCCTCAGCGACCGCGACCGCATCATGAATCTTTTTGAATACAACATGGGCAGCGGCCAGACAACGAAACTCACCAACTTTGAGCGATACGACTGCAAATTTCCCAGCCTGGGACGCGATAAAATCATTTTTGAGAACGGAGGCTGGCTTTATACTTATGACCTCGCTTCCGGGAATTTGCAAAAAAGAACGATTTACGTAGCAAACGACTATTCCACAAGCCTTTCAGAATGGAAGAATGTATCTTCCGAAATTCGGGAATCGCGGCTGAGCCCGGACGGCAGGCGATTGCTGACGTCAGCGCGGGGCGATGTATGGACCATCCCTGCCGAACATGGCGTTACCCGTAATCACACAGCGAGTTCAGGCATTCACGACCGCGATCCGCGATGGAGCCCTGATGGCAAACACATCGCCTGGATCAGCGACAGCACCGGTGAGGATGAAATATGGATGATGCCCAGCGATGGAAGCCAAAATCCAACACAATTAACGCAAGGTGGAAGTGTATATAAATACCAGATAGAATGGAGCCCGGACAGTAAAAAGATCGTCTGGTCCGATCGTCAGCAACGCCTGCAATTTGTAAACGTTATGACGCGAAATGTGGAGACGGTGGATGAATCTCCTTTTGGCGAAATCAGGCAATATGCATTCAGTCCTGATAGCCGCTGGATTGCGTATAACAAGCCGGAGCGGGAATCGCAGGATCGCATATATCTCTACAGCCTCAACGAAAAAGCCTTTTTCCCTGCAACGAGCGGATGGTATAACAGCGGCCAGCCCGAATTCAGTGATGACGGGAAATATTTGTTTTTTGTGAGCAACCGGAATTTTGAGCCTGTTTACAGCCAAACCGAATGGAACCATGCCTATGTGGACATGGCGCAGATATTCCTGATTACACTAGCGAAGGACACGAAAAATCCGCTTGAACCTGAACTGGACGAGGTGAAGCCTCCGGACGTGCAAAAACTGGAGGAAGGAGACAGCCTGGACAAACCCGAAAAAGTGCCGCCTCCCTCAGAAATTAACGTGAAAGTAGATCGCGATGGACTCATCAACCGTACGGTGGCATTGCCCGGAGAAGGCAGCCGCTATTTTGGCCTCACCAGTCGCGATGGCAATCTTTACTACATGAAGCGGGGATTTAACGATGATAAAAGTCAGCTTAAAATGTACGACTTTAAAGCGCGCAAGGAACAGGATCTTGGGCAGGTGGATGGCTATCACATAGCCTTTGCCGCTAAAAAAATGCTGGTAAAGCAGGGAAAAAGTTTTTCAATTATTGATTTACCAAAAGGAAAAATTGAAATAAAAGAAAAGGTAGATTTAAGCGCCATGCAAAAGCATGTGGACCTGCAAAAGGAGTGGCGCCAGATATTCAGTGAAAGCTGGCGGCAAATGCGCGATTTCTTTTATGCTCCAAACATGCACGGGGTAGATTGGGCAGATATGCGCGCCAAGTATGAGCCGTTGCTCCCTTACGTCCGCCACCGGAATGACCTCACTTATATTATTGGCGAGATGATTGGAGAACTGAACATTGGCCATGCTTACGTGGGCGGTGGCGATCATCCTAAAGCAACGCGGATTAAAATGGGATTGCTGGGAGCCAAACTCACTAAAGATGCTTCAGGGTATTTTCGCATTGACAGAATTATGGAAGGCGAAAACTGGAATAAAACAATAAAAGCGCCCCTAACAGAGATTGGAGTGAATGTGACTGAGGGAGATTACATTATTGCGGTCAACGGACAGGAAACAAATGAGGTGGATAACATTTACCGTTTACTGGCCGGCAAAGGAGGCGACATGGTAGAACTACTAGTAAATTCTTCTCCCTCAAAGACAGGCGCCCGAAAAGTTTACACCAAAGCCCTGGATAACGAAGCCGGCTTATTTTATTACAACTGGGTGCAGCGCAATATTGAATATGTTGACAGTGCCAGCAACGGTCAGGTAGGTTATCTCCACATTCCGGATATGGGGCCGGGCGGACTCAACGAATTTGTGCGGCATTTTTATCCGCAAATGAACAAGAAGGCGCTTATCATTGATGATCGCGGGAATGGTGGCGGCAACGTGAGCCCAATGATCATTGAGCGCCTGAACAGGCAGATTGCCATGTTTAACGTGCAACGCAACAGCAGCCCCTACCAGAATCCTTACCAGATGCTGCTGGGCCCTAAAGTAGTGCTCATTGATCAATACTCAGCCTCTGATGGTGACCTGTTCCCGTATCGTTTCAAGAAATACGACATGGGCACAGTGATCGGCCAGCGCAGTTGGGGTGGCGTAGTGGGCATCCGCGGCTCACTCCCGATGATTGATGGCGGCTACCTGATGAAACCGGAATTCGCGCCCTACGATACCGAAGGCAAACGATGGATCATTGAAGGCTACGGAGTGGATCCGGACATTGAAGTGGCAAACGACCCCTGGCTCGAATACCTGGGAAAAGACCAGCAACTGGATAAAGCCATTGAAGTGATATTGCAGCAACTGAAGGAAAATCCCGTTGAAGTACCGGAAAGACCGGAGTGGCCGGAGCGGTAA
- a CDS encoding ankyrin repeat domain-containing protein: MKSILIVLVLITVTMCSREGENEDLRGWDVRLFKNTPVWETAKAIENGDTLRIRELLKGKPYELLNYQEKKFGQSLLQWAVYAGHLPGVRVLAELGADPNLKSNDSTNAIIQAANRYETSAYLEILIKHGGDVNSVANIDAAQHLRTPLMAAAKSLNNVKLLIEAGANANYVDTTSGRQSALQYAFYSDNIDIINYLILEVGVDYKGVFNVTLNGDSLYISDMLRKLPYPLESEEYRKKMLLVSFLNKNGIDYWKSPVPRHYYNIYDSVYLNKY; encoded by the coding sequence ATGAAATCTATTCTCATAGTTCTTGTTTTAATTACGGTTACCATGTGTTCGCGTGAAGGAGAAAATGAAGATTTACGAGGGTGGGATGTGCGCCTTTTTAAAAACACTCCTGTGTGGGAGACTGCAAAGGCGATCGAAAATGGGGATACATTAAGGATTAGGGAATTACTTAAGGGCAAGCCCTATGAGCTTCTTAATTACCAAGAAAAGAAGTTTGGTCAATCCTTGTTGCAGTGGGCTGTTTATGCGGGTCATCTTCCAGGAGTGCGGGTCTTGGCCGAGTTAGGTGCAGACCCTAATTTAAAGTCCAATGACAGCACAAATGCTATAATTCAGGCCGCAAACCGTTATGAAACATCGGCATATTTAGAAATACTGATAAAGCATGGAGGCGATGTAAATTCAGTGGCTAACATTGATGCAGCTCAACATCTACGTACTCCTTTAATGGCTGCTGCAAAGAGTCTTAATAATGTAAAATTATTAATTGAGGCTGGCGCAAATGCTAATTATGTGGATACTACAAGTGGAAGACAAAGTGCCTTGCAATATGCTTTTTATAGTGACAATATTGATATTATAAATTATCTGATCTTAGAGGTAGGCGTTGATTATAAAGGTGTTTTTAATGTGACCTTGAACGGAGACAGTCTATATATTTCTGATATGCTAAGAAAATTGCCTTATCCATTAGAGTCTGAAGAGTATAGAAAAAAAATGCTGCTGGTTTCTTTTTTAAACAAAAATGGGATAGATTATTGGAAATCCCCTGTTCCCAGGCATTATTATAATATTTATGATTCTGTGTATCTAAATAAATACTAA
- a CDS encoding S46 family peptidase gives MYRFLFITFLFVSSHFCLHADEGMWIPSLLQEYGIIDRMHAEGLELSAEDIYSINTSSIKDAVIWFGRGCTGEIISSDGLLLTNHHCGYSQIQRHSSVDNDYLTDGFWAMNRGQELSNPGLTVTFIRRIEDVTDHVLHGVNPSLSQEERDKMVEDNIYSVSKDLEEPHLEAFVRAFYAGNRYFMFVTETFRDIRLVGAPPSSIGKFGGDTDNWMWPRHTGDFSLFRIYAGPDNLPADYSVDNQPYEPRHHLPISLKGAEQGDFTMVMGFPGRTDEYLPPAAVDNIYSVYNPARIEIREKRLAIMDEEMQRNDTVRIQYASKHARVSNYYKKWQGENRGLKKLDAIDTKRQEQQEFREWVNADSERKEQYGHLPEAYQETHEKLQELELTLNYVNEAAFGVEMSALANQFRTLAKISEEKEISDSVINLEIMRLEGYARSFYRDYYKPLDKRVFAAMMEFYYNDVPRKYRPEALNNISKYDGNWQEMADDIYSKSIFPNQEELLEFLKDYKKKKVKKLKKDPGYEIMIGIIENYLNNVRPAKDSLDNKLANLNRVYMEALLERDPLIYPDANSTMRITFGEISGYEPADGAYYEPFSTLEGVIEKWDPNNTEFHVPDKLLQLYREKDYGQYGTNDTMYVCFIATNHTTGGNSGSPVMNSKGHLIGTNFDRNWEGTMSDIMYDPNRVRNISVDIRYTLFIIDKFAGAGHLVEEMTIVE, from the coding sequence ATGTATCGTTTTCTTTTCATCACCTTCCTTTTTGTCTCTTCTCATTTTTGCCTCCATGCCGATGAAGGCATGTGGATTCCTTCCCTGCTGCAGGAGTATGGAATCATAGACCGGATGCACGCGGAAGGTCTGGAACTTTCGGCTGAGGACATTTACAGCATTAATACCAGCAGCATCAAGGATGCAGTGATCTGGTTCGGGCGGGGCTGCACTGGTGAGATCATTTCCTCTGACGGCCTGCTGCTCACCAACCACCACTGTGGCTACAGCCAGATACAGCGCCACAGCAGCGTAGACAACGATTACCTCACCGATGGCTTTTGGGCTATGAACCGCGGCCAGGAGCTGAGCAATCCGGGCCTCACCGTTACCTTCATCAGGAGGATTGAGGACGTTACGGATCATGTACTACATGGCGTGAACCCATCCCTATCGCAGGAAGAACGCGACAAGATGGTGGAGGATAACATTTACAGCGTTTCCAAAGATCTTGAGGAGCCACATTTGGAAGCTTTTGTACGGGCCTTCTATGCCGGCAACCGTTATTTTATGTTCGTAACCGAAACTTTTCGCGACATACGGCTGGTGGGCGCCCCGCCTTCCTCCATCGGGAAATTTGGGGGCGATACCGACAACTGGATGTGGCCACGCCATACGGGTGATTTTTCACTCTTCCGGATTTATGCGGGCCCGGATAACCTGCCTGCGGATTACAGCGTTGATAACCAGCCATACGAGCCGCGCCATCACCTGCCTATTTCGCTCAAGGGTGCAGAACAAGGCGATTTTACGATGGTGATGGGATTCCCCGGACGCACCGATGAGTACCTTCCCCCCGCTGCGGTGGATAATATTTATTCGGTTTACAATCCCGCCCGTATTGAAATCAGGGAAAAGCGGCTTGCCATTATGGATGAAGAAATGCAACGCAATGACACCGTGAGAATTCAATATGCCTCGAAACATGCGCGGGTAAGCAATTACTACAAAAAGTGGCAGGGAGAAAACCGCGGCCTGAAAAAGCTGGATGCCATTGACACCAAACGGCAGGAGCAGCAGGAATTTCGCGAATGGGTAAATGCTGACAGCGAGCGCAAAGAACAATATGGCCACCTGCCGGAAGCATACCAGGAAACGCATGAAAAATTGCAGGAACTGGAACTGACGCTCAATTACGTGAATGAAGCAGCATTTGGAGTGGAGATGAGCGCGCTGGCAAACCAATTCAGGACACTGGCCAAAATAAGTGAGGAAAAAGAAATATCCGATAGCGTTATAAATTTGGAAATAATGCGGCTGGAAGGTTATGCCCGCTCATTTTACAGGGATTATTATAAGCCGCTTGATAAACGGGTTTTTGCGGCAATGATGGAATTTTATTATAATGATGTACCCCGAAAATACCGGCCGGAAGCGCTGAACAATATCAGCAAATACGATGGTAACTGGCAGGAAATGGCTGACGATATTTACAGTAAATCAATATTTCCTAATCAGGAGGAATTGTTGGAATTTCTTAAGGATTATAAAAAGAAAAAAGTTAAGAAATTAAAAAAGGATCCGGGTTATGAAATTATGATTGGAATAATAGAAAACTATTTAAATAATGTACGGCCCGCCAAAGACAGCCTGGACAATAAACTGGCAAACCTTAACCGCGTATACATGGAAGCACTCCTGGAGCGCGATCCGCTGATCTATCCGGATGCCAACTCCACCATGCGCATCACCTTTGGCGAGATAAGCGGATATGAACCTGCGGACGGAGCTTATTATGAGCCCTTTTCAACGCTGGAAGGTGTAATTGAAAAATGGGATCCCAACAACACCGAATTCCACGTTCCGGACAAATTGCTGCAGCTTTACCGCGAAAAAGACTACGGACAATACGGTACAAACGATACGATGTACGTTTGCTTTATTGCCACCAACCACACCACAGGCGGCAACAGCGGCAGCCCCGTGATGAACAGCAAAGGCCACCTCATCGGCACCAACTTCGACCGGAACTGGGAAGGCACCATGAGCGACATCATGTACGATCCCAACCGCGTCCGCAACATCAGCGTTGACATACGCTACACGCTTTTTATCATTGACAAATTTGCCGGTGCTGGGCATTTAGTGGAAGAGATGACCATTGTGGAGTGA
- a CDS encoding MgtC/SapB family protein has protein sequence MIELEAQLWILLDVAIAGLLSGLVGLEREFSRKPAGLRTQMIIGAAAALFVLLGTVAINQYFEGVPDNVNITPDPIRIFEAIVVGVSFIGAGTIMQSRRDGRVTYLTTAASLLISAGIGMSIGFHLYYLGAGLAVFAFFINYVMGQVEKKVLETKGKGNRESG, from the coding sequence ATGATTGAACTGGAAGCGCAACTGTGGATATTGCTGGATGTGGCCATTGCCGGCCTTTTATCAGGGCTGGTGGGCCTGGAACGTGAGTTTAGCCGGAAGCCCGCAGGACTCAGGACTCAGATGATTATTGGAGCAGCGGCTGCACTTTTTGTGCTGCTGGGAACAGTAGCCATCAATCAATATTTTGAAGGCGTGCCCGACAACGTGAACATCACCCCGGATCCAATCAGGATTTTTGAAGCCATCGTGGTAGGCGTTAGCTTTATCGGAGCAGGCACCATTATGCAATCGAGGCGGGATGGCCGCGTCACCTATCTCACCACTGCGGCCTCACTCCTCATATCAGCCGGCATCGGCATGAGCATCGGTTTCCATCTTTACTATCTTGGAGCAGGGTTGGCGGTTTTTGCCTTTTTTATAAATTATGTCATGGGGCAGGTAGAGAAAAAAGTTCTGGAGACGAAGGGGAAAGGAAATCGTGAATCCGGGTAG